The DNA window TTccttgcttgtaggcttagccCGTTAGACGCTGTCTAGTTTAAACGTTCGGTTGGGTACGTAACATGCATATAGTGATATAGCCATATAGGGGTCAAGTGCCGATTGcccagtactactaaaaactgTCTACCCAGTGATCATCTATCATTGACTAGCATGAAGCTCTTTTTTTTATGAGTAATTGACTAGCATGAAGCTGAGATGATGCTAAGCAATAAGCATACCATATCTACAAACAGGAAACTGAACTTCATTTGTCCTGCGTCAAGCCAAATCAGGCAACTACTCTTACACTCTTTCATTGTCAATTTGGAAAGAATTGCAAGAGACACCCCCACCACTTTACCTACCAAGAGTCCAAGGCCCATGAGAAGAATTCCACGTGGCATCCTGCCCGTGCTTCTAGAAGATAAAAATGGCGGCTCCTCCCACCGATACCCCAAATTACCTGGACTTCTTTAGAAATGATCATTAAAATTCTTAACACACTAAACGTACTGCGTAGAAATACAACACACCATacgccacacacacacacacacacacatacatacatgCGGACCCCACCACACGAAAGGCGCCAACGACAATATATTAACCGCCCCCACCACGTCACCCCTCTCAAACTCCCGAGTCCCAAACCTCCGCAGCCTTCGCTTCGCTTCCAACCCCCATCGATACTTCCCAGCACGCTACGAGCTCCTCAGCTCCGCCTCATCGTTCCATGGCCGATCCCAAGCCCCAGGCCGAGGCCCTGGCGGGTCCCGCGCGGATCAACGGCGCCGCGTCGGAGGCCACGCTCTCAGGCGGCGAGCTGGCCTGGCgccccgccggcggcggggaggggcaGGAGCGGCGGCTGGAGCTGGAGTCGGAGGTGCTCGGGTGCCGGGTCGAGGGGAGGAAGCTCAGGGTCGCGACCTTTTctgcgagcggcggcggagacggggAGCGGCCCTCGGCGCtggcctgcggcggcgggggcaaAGAGGGAGGAGGGGACGGGAGCCGGAGGAGAGGGGAGGTGGTGATGGAGATGGAAAGCGACGACGCCGCGGAGCGGTGGGGGGACGCCATCAGGGATCGCCTCGCCTCTCTCGGTAATTCAGAAATCAGAACCCACTACTGATACTCTGCTAGTAATAATTTGGTAATTTCAATTCCCCTGCACCTGGCGTTTGACTCGTGGCGCGATCGATTTAGTCGCACTACTATTGCTTTTTTAATTCGATCGCGTGGTTGGAGTGTTGGGGGGCGGCTCGGCGGTCGTGCTAGTGGTTGCGTCGCGGACTTCTGGAATTCGTTGACTCGATTGGATAGTTGCGAGGAAAAAAAATGCTCCTGGTTCCTGATAGTGAGGGGGAAAGACAAAACAAAACCAGCAGAGCATCCAGTCGTTTTGATTGAGTTCATCAATGATAATGGTCGTAGGCGTGCACAGTTCTGGCTCCAAATCTTTGTTGGTATGCGTACAACTGTACGGCTGGTGACTGTTCTTGTGGGCATACTCTGGCCAAAGCGTCAACGCACAAATGTAGCAGTAGTATGCAACGTGCCGACGAATCCTACAGAGTTTGAATTGTCCATGGATTCTTCTTCTGAGCCTGGTCCGCTCAATTTCCATGGTTGGGATCAAATGTGCATGTCGCTGATGGTGCACAAAGCTTGCACTTCACTTATTATCATCCCAAGCTTTCAATTTGATGTTCAAGTCAAGGAATCGTACATTTTTTGTAATGAATCTGATGCATGTTCATGCCATGCAATGCAGAGGTGATATTTTTGTAATGTTATGTGTACCTCCCTTGTAGGTCCATTTTTCTTTTCAGATTTGGTCAAATGTTACTCTCAGTGTCACTGTTGCCGTTTAATGTCACCCTTGAGCATTGCATTACCTATCGACGAAAAATATCTGAGCTGACTCCTTTTCTGCTCAGTTTTTTTTTGTTGTTATCATAATGCTGATCTAAGTGTTCCATATTTCTAGTTGGTATTAGTTAATGCTTCTCTGCACTCATACGGAAAAGTGTAGTAGATTAACAAAGCAATTCAAACACTAGTTCGACCTATTAATGAACTCTTAGCTATTCCTCCTTCAGGCCGGCCAAAGAGACTGTTCATTATAGTGAACCCTTATGGTGGAAAGAGAAGCGGTCGGAGTATTTTCCAGAATAATGTCCTACCGCTCATTGAAGCTGCTGGCATTCTTTATACGATGCAAGGTGTGTGGTGTATGTAATATGTATCATATTTTTGGATTGATAATTATGATTTCCTGTTACTCTGTATCTAACTTCAAATTGTGCACCATGTTTAGAAACCAAGCATCGCCTTCATGCTCAAGAGATTGCACATTCACTGGATCTTAGAAAATATGACGGGATCGTTTGTGTCAGTGGAGATGGTGTCCTGGTGGAGGTTAGCAAAATATGAGAATTTCCGTTTGTGAATGCAATTATATGCAAGTTGTTACACTCTGAAAATCATCTGTTTTCAGATGTTCTGAGAATTGTTGATTCTATTTGGCTCCTTGCTGTATTTTGGGGCTTCTGCTTATTGTTATTTTGTTTTGTGTTTAGGTTGTTAATGGTTTCCTGCAAAGGGAGGACTGGGAAACAGCAATAAAAGTTCCACTTGGGATCATCCCAGCAGGTACATTATCATAGCAGCTCCTTATCACAGTGATGCAATGATGCATATTAGTGATAGTACTATGCTGTCTTAGGTTCATTCCCATCTGCAATCATTACAAAAACAATTTGCTAAATTCTTGCAGCTTGTAACTTTTCTACTTTTTGTCAGATTGTAGCATTTGGCACTTTATTGTCATTAGTGCTCTGAGCACACTTTTAACACACTACATGTGCAACAGGTACTGGAAATGGAATGGCACAATCTTTATTGCATGCTGCTGGTGAACCGTTCTCTATATCAAACGCAGTATTTGCAATAATCAGGGGTTAGTCTTTTTGTCAGTTTTCATCTGGGAAGCCACGTCATCTATCTTCAGAACCCTTCCCCTTTATGTGTGTGAACAATTGCTGATGCAGCTCCTTTCTTTTACACAGGTCACAAACGTGCACTTGATGTTACTTCTGTTGTGCAGGGAAAGACAAGGTTCTTTAGCGTTCTGATGCTTACATGGGGTATGTATTAGCTTGATTTTAACTCTATTGGCAACCATCTCAGATATAACTCTGTCACTTTCTTTTCTTTAGCAATAAAATTTACATCGAAAGCCTGAAAATGATCGATAAACTGCAGGTCTGGTAGCTGATGTTGATATTGAATCAGAGAAGTACAGATGGATGGGAAGCGCTCGCCTTGAATTTTATGTATGCCTTCTACCCTAAAAGCTTATATCGAGTACTTGATTTTATTTGCATCCATATGTAACTCTCCCTTCATTCTATTTATTGTCATCACCGCATCAGAGCATGAAAAATAGAGAACCTTCAGAGATGCATTACCAGCTATACCAGTGTGATGGCACCCTGACAGATGCATCTCTTActtcacatcaaagagaatcttgctatttagaagtattaaataaaatctgtttataagactttttgcacagctgggtgctaattcgcgagacaaatttaatgagcctaattaatccataatttgccacagtgatgctacagtaatcatccgctaatcatggactaatatacctcattagattcgtctcgcgaattagccccggggttctgcaattaattttgtgattagactttatttaatacttctaaataataagattctatttgatgtgacccctctaaactttagacccccgGAAACGAACGTACCCAGTTCAACGTTCCTATTTTACTTACTAGTTTGACATTCCAACTTAAGAAAGTAGTTCTCATTCTGAGGATCTTTTGGATTTGCAAAAATTGACACTGTGCTCTGCCATGTGCAATACAACTTCATTTCAGTTCCTTCTCCGCGTGATGAACCTGCGACGGTACAACGGGCGTGTCCTTTTCGTTCCAGCCCCCGGATACGAAGAAGTCGGTGAGCCCGTGGAGCAAACCACCAGTTGTAAACAGAACGGGGTTACCACTGGTAGCCAAGAAGACAAAGCAAATGACAGAAATGGCGAAACGATCGGTTATCCAGGCCCATCGATCGAAGAAGCTGATCTCGAATGGAGATCGCTGAGCGGTCCATTCGTTTCTGTCTGGCTTGGCAACGTTCCCTTTGCTAGCGAAGATGCTATGGCAGCACCAAAAGCAGAGGTCAATCTCTCTCCATTTTTGTCTGCTTATCCCTATTTATGTTCATGATCAGCAAGTTACAGTTCCGCCTTTGGGTGTGCCCCCTTCTCTCCATGACCTGATTCATCTTTATAATTATCGCGTTGCAGTTCTCCGATGGGTACCTGGATGCAGCTATAATCAGGGATTGCCCGCGGTGGGACGTGCTCGGGCTCATGTTCCAGATGAAGGACGGTGCGTACGTGAACTCGCCGTACGTGGAGTACTTCAAGGTGAAGGCGATCCGGATCGAGCCGGGCCTGCGCGTGGGCGGCAGCGGCAAGGGCGGCATCATCGACTCGGACGGGGAGGTGATCGCGCGGGGCGACGGGgcccgcgccggcgaggcggaaCACCTGATGGCGTACGGCCCGCCCATCCAGCTGACGGTGGACCAGGGGCTGGCCACC is part of the Panicum hallii strain FIL2 chromosome 2, PHallii_v3.1, whole genome shotgun sequence genome and encodes:
- the LOC112883238 gene encoding sphingosine kinase 1, with the translated sequence MADPKPQAEALAGPARINGAASEATLSGGELAWRPAGGGEGQERRLELESEVLGCRVEGRKLRVATFSASGGGDGERPSALACGGGGKEGGGDGSRRRGEVVMEMESDDAAERWGDAIRDRLASLGRPKRLFIIVNPYGGKRSGRSIFQNNVLPLIEAAGILYTMQETKHRLHAQEIAHSLDLRKYDGIVCVSGDGVLVEVVNGFLQREDWETAIKVPLGIIPAGTGNGMAQSLLHAAGEPFSISNAVFAIIRGHKRALDVTSVVQGKTRFFSVLMLTWGLVADVDIESEKYRWMGSARLEFYFLLRVMNLRRYNGRVLFVPAPGYEEVGEPVEQTTSCKQNGVTTGSQEDKANDRNGETIGYPGPSIEEADLEWRSLSGPFVSVWLGNVPFASEDAMAAPKAEFSDGYLDAAIIRDCPRWDVLGLMFQMKDGAYVNSPYVEYFKVKAIRIEPGLRVGGSGKGGIIDSDGEVIARGDGARAGEAEHLMAYGPPIQLTVDQGLATIFSPRSR